In Micromonospora sp. LH3U1, one genomic interval encodes:
- a CDS encoding SDR family oxidoreductase, translating to MKIVVIGGSGLIGSKLVNSLGAQGHEAVPASPKTGVNTLTGEGVAEALTGADVVVDVSNSPSFEDAAVLKFFETSTRNLLAAAADAGVGHYVALSVVGSDRLPDSGYMRAKVAQEKLIRASGIPYSLVHATQFFEFVQGIIDAATDGDTVHLAPVLIQPMAADDVAAAVAEVVVGAPTNAVVEVAGPEQFRLDELGRSILGAQQDPRSVQADPGARYFGATVGERSLVPADGARIAGTRLDDWRTRASRGK from the coding sequence ATGAAGATCGTCGTCATCGGGGGCAGTGGCCTCATCGGTTCCAAGCTCGTGAACAGCCTCGGTGCGCAGGGCCACGAGGCGGTGCCGGCATCGCCGAAGACCGGCGTGAACACACTGACCGGTGAGGGAGTGGCCGAAGCGCTGACCGGTGCCGACGTCGTCGTCGACGTGTCGAACTCGCCGTCGTTCGAGGACGCCGCCGTGCTGAAGTTCTTCGAGACGTCCACCCGAAACCTCCTCGCCGCTGCGGCGGACGCCGGGGTGGGCCACTACGTGGCGCTCTCTGTCGTGGGCTCCGACCGGCTTCCGGACAGCGGCTACATGCGGGCGAAGGTCGCCCAGGAGAAGCTGATCCGCGCGTCCGGGATCCCGTATTCGCTGGTGCACGCCACGCAGTTCTTCGAGTTCGTCCAGGGCATCATCGACGCCGCCACGGACGGCGACACCGTGCACCTCGCGCCGGTGCTGATCCAGCCGATGGCCGCGGACGACGTCGCCGCCGCGGTGGCCGAGGTCGTGGTCGGCGCGCCGACGAACGCTGTGGTCGAGGTCGCTGGCCCGGAGCAGTTCCGCCTCGACGAACTGGGCCGGTCCATCCTCGGGGCCCAGCAGGACCCTCGTTCGGTGCAGGCCGACCCCGGCGCCCGGTATTTCGGTGCCACGGTGGGCGAACGCTCGCTCGTCCCGGCCGACGGCGCGCGCATCGCCGGTACGCGCCTCGACGACTGGCGTACGCGGGCGAGCCGCGGTAAGTGA